The sequence TTGGAGCCGTACACAGGTCTCCTCGAGACGGTGCTCGGTGAGAACATGACCGCACTGTGCGCTGCGGGAGTCGGCGGCGGGTCCTTGGTATATCAAGGGATGACCCTGCAGCCGGCCGAGGCCGTCGTCAACTCTCATTTTCCGGAGGCGGTTCCCCTCCACCTGGCATCCGCTGGGCGGTGCCTGCATGGGCACGGTGTGCGTCCTCGAAGGCCGCGTGCACGGCCAGCGCGGGCTGTACGTGCTCGACGGTGCCCTGATGCCCGGCAACACCGCCGCGTGCAACCCGTCGATGACGATCGCCGCTGTGGCCGAGCGCGCATTGGACCGCATCGTCGCTGCCGACGTCGGGACCCTGATATGAACTAGACGCGGAAAGGAACTACCTGTTGCTCAGTACCGACCCGATGCCGGCGGCGACGACGAGCGCGATCGCGGCCAGCGTCTGCAGTCCCAGTACCTGCCCGAGGACGAGAACCCCGGCGAGCGTGGCAGCCGCCGGCTCGAGCGCGATGAGGATGGCGAACACCTTCTTACTCATCACCTGTAGCGCCCGCAGTTCGAGAGTGTACGGAATGACCGAAGACAGCAGAGCCACCGCGGCGCCCACCGCCAGAGTGCGGGGATCGAACAGTGCTGTCCCGCCTGAGATCACGCCGAGAGGCAGCGTGAGCACCGCGGCGACGATGCTGGCACCGGCCAGGCCGTCAGCGCTCGGAACCGTCGCCGCCAAGTGTGAACCGGCGATGATGTAGCCCGCCCACGCCGCGCCCGCAGTGAGGGCGAATGCGACACCGACGGCGTCCAGCGCCTCGGTGCCCGTGTCCCGCAATCCGAGGATCAACACTCCCGCGAGAGCCGCCAGCACCCACACGCCGTCGCGGAGTTGTCGCGACAAGACGGCGGCCAGGGTGAGCGGCCCCAGGAACTCGATGGTGACGGTGGTGCCCAACGGTAGCCGCGCCAGCGCCTCGTAGAAGGCCGAATTCATTACTGCGAGGGCAAGTCCCAGGGCGACGATGCCCTCTCGTTGCGGTCGCGTCCACCGATGCCATCGTGGACGGACCAGAATGCCGAGGATGAGTGCGGCGACGGTGAGCCGCAGTGCCACGGCGCCCGACGCGCCGACCGTGTCGAACAAGGTGCTCCCGAAGGCGGCGCCGAACTGGACGGACAACACCGATCCGAGGACCGACAGGACAGGGACGAGCCGGCTGGGGGACGTTCCGGTCACGGGCGCTGTGTTTCCGCCGCAGCGGTGCGGTGAACCTGTCTTACGGCCGGGCGGAACCGATTCACTGCCCCGTGAAGTTCGGTGTCCGGCGATCGAGCATCGCCCCGACGGCTTCGTGGTGGTCGGCGGTGTGGTGTGCGAGCGCTTGCATCGCCGCCGAGAGTTCGAGCAGGCTTTCGAGGCTGTGTTGGCGTCCCTCGCGAAGCAGCTTCTTGGTCATTCGAAGCACCTGGGGTGGGTTGACCGCTACCCGGTCGGCCAGCGTCCGCGCCGCCGGCAGCAACTGGTCGGGCTCGGTCACCTGGGAAACGAGTCCCCACTCGAGGGCTTTGGCGGCGTCGATCGCGTCACCGGTGAACGCCATTTCGCTGGCGCGCGCCATGCCGATGGCCTGCGGAAGAAACCAGGCGCCCCCGTCGCCGGGAACGAGGCCGACCTTGACGAAACTCTCCGCGAAGACGGCGGCGGTGGAGGCGATCCGCATGTCACACATCAACGAGAGGTCGCAGCCCGCGCCGATTGCCGGCCCGTTGACGGCGGCGATGGTCGGTACCTCGCAGTGGTACAGGGCGAGTGGGATCCGCTGGATGCCGTGTCGGTAGCCCTGCCGGATTTCGGCGGGGGAGCCGCCGAACATTCCTTCGCGGTTCTGCATGTGCTTGACGTTGCCGCCGGAAGAGAACGCCGAACCGGAACCGGTGATGATGGCGGCGCGCACGCTGGGGTCACCGTTGACCTCGGCCACCGCGTTCTCGAGTGCCTCGATCACGTCGGGCTCGGAGATCGGGTTGCGGGCCTCGGGACGATTGAGCGTCCACGTGATGATGTCGCCATCGCGGGTGGTGAGCACAGCGTCGGTCATGAACGGCTCCCTCTGGGTGTGTGCGGCTTTCGGAACAGAGCCAAGTCTTGCATTCCGGCTAGATGCCGGCCCTCCGC comes from Rhodococcus oxybenzonivorans and encodes:
- a CDS encoding EamA family transporter; the protein is MTGTSPSRLVPVLSVLGSVLSVQFGAAFGSTLFDTVGASGAVALRLTVAALILGILVRPRWHRWTRPQREGIVALGLALAVMNSAFYEALARLPLGTTVTIEFLGPLTLAAVLSRQLRDGVWVLAALAGVLILGLRDTGTEALDAVGVAFALTAGAAWAGYIIAGSHLAATVPSADGLAGASIVAAVLTLPLGVISGGTALFDPRTLAVGAAVALLSSVIPYTLELRALQVMSKKVFAILIALEPAAATLAGVLVLGQVLGLQTLAAIALVVAAGIGSVLSNR
- a CDS encoding crotonase/enoyl-CoA hydratase family protein, which translates into the protein MTDAVLTTRDGDIITWTLNRPEARNPISEPDVIEALENAVAEVNGDPSVRAAIITGSGSAFSSGGNVKHMQNREGMFGGSPAEIRQGYRHGIQRIPLALYHCEVPTIAAVNGPAIGAGCDLSLMCDMRIASTAAVFAESFVKVGLVPGDGGAWFLPQAIGMARASEMAFTGDAIDAAKALEWGLVSQVTEPDQLLPAARTLADRVAVNPPQVLRMTKKLLREGRQHSLESLLELSAAMQALAHHTADHHEAVGAMLDRRTPNFTGQ